A genome region from Streptomyces pratensis includes the following:
- a CDS encoding penicillin-binding transpeptidase domain-containing protein: MGGDKQEEDPAVASAREPLTAFLAAWAGHDAVKAASYTDTPDGAASLLTSVLTNLKPSRTTIDGGEGRREADGKARFPFTVAMEVPGAGAVTWTSHAQVSDASGTWKVEFTSPMIHPELSSGQTLALKSVGNRAQVLDAEGDPLRAESLVGSVDPVSGKGASGLEARYDAVLSGGRKSVKSLVVADRQSGRAVKELSEEAPAEGRPVHTTIDPRVQKAAADALTGSDAHAAVVAVDPRNGHILAAANRPGGFNRALEGRYPPGSVFKVVTAAALLEGGMKAESPAPCPKFARVDGQRFENQKQFELPAGSTFADAFTQSCNTYFVNARDRLSDTDLRDTAQAFGIGGRWDVGTTTYDGSVPVTTSDNDKAAATIGQARIQASPLVMASVAATVKTGRFSQPVLVPDAVKETYRAPAELDAGVARELRELMRATVTSGSAHALKGLSGRPHAKTGTAEFGSGTPPRTHAWMIGYQGDLDLAWAVLLEDGGSGGADAGPVAARFLRNLAR, encoded by the coding sequence ATGGGCGGCGATAAGCAGGAAGAGGATCCGGCAGTGGCGTCGGCCCGCGAGCCCTTGACGGCATTTCTTGCCGCGTGGGCAGGACACGACGCGGTGAAGGCGGCGAGCTACACCGACACACCTGACGGGGCGGCGTCGCTGCTCACGTCCGTACTGACCAACCTCAAGCCGTCCAGAACCACCATCGACGGAGGCGAGGGCCGGAGGGAAGCTGACGGGAAGGCGCGCTTCCCGTTCACCGTGGCCATGGAAGTACCAGGTGCGGGCGCCGTCACCTGGACCTCTCACGCGCAGGTGAGCGACGCCTCGGGAACGTGGAAGGTCGAGTTCACTTCGCCGATGATCCATCCGGAGCTGTCCTCCGGGCAGACGCTCGCGCTCAAGAGCGTTGGCAACCGGGCGCAGGTGCTCGACGCCGAGGGGGACCCGCTCCGCGCGGAAAGTCTTGTCGGATCCGTCGATCCGGTCAGCGGCAAGGGCGCATCGGGCCTGGAGGCTCGCTACGACGCCGTCCTGTCCGGGGGCAGGAAGTCGGTCAAGTCCCTGGTGGTCGCGGACCGGCAGAGCGGTCGCGCCGTCAAGGAACTCAGCGAGGAGGCACCGGCCGAAGGCCGTCCGGTGCACACCACCATCGACCCCCGAGTCCAGAAAGCGGCAGCTGATGCTCTGACCGGGTCCGACGCTCACGCGGCCGTCGTCGCCGTTGATCCACGTAACGGCCACATTCTTGCCGCTGCCAACCGACCCGGCGGGTTCAACCGCGCGCTCGAAGGTCGCTATCCGCCCGGCTCCGTCTTCAAGGTCGTCACCGCAGCGGCGCTTCTGGAGGGAGGCATGAAGGCGGAAAGCCCTGCCCCCTGCCCGAAGTTCGCTCGGGTCGACGGGCAGCGTTTCGAGAACCAGAAGCAATTCGAGCTGCCGGCCGGCTCGACCTTCGCCGACGCCTTCACCCAGTCCTGCAACACCTACTTCGTCAACGCCCGCGACCGGCTCTCCGACACCGATCTGCGCGACACAGCCCAGGCCTTCGGTATCGGAGGCAGGTGGGACGTGGGCACGACCACGTATGACGGCAGCGTCCCCGTGACGACGAGCGACAACGACAAGGCCGCCGCCACCATCGGCCAGGCACGGATCCAGGCGTCCCCGCTCGTGATGGCGTCCGTGGCGGCCACCGTCAAGACCGGAAGATTCAGCCAGCCGGTTCTGGTGCCGGACGCGGTGAAGGAGACGTACCGGGCTCCGGCAGAACTGGACGCCGGTGTCGCCCGCGAACTCCGCGAACTGATGCGTGCCACGGTGACCTCCGGTTCCGCCCACGCGCTCAAGGGCCTGTCCGGCCGGCCTCACGCGAAGACCGGAACCGCCGAGTTCGGCAGCGGCACACCGCCTCGCACCCATGCCTGGATGATCGGGTACCAGGGTGACCTCGACCTCGCCTGGGCGGTTCTCCTCGAAGACGGCGGTTCCGGCGGCGCCGACGCCGGGCCGGTCGCCGCGCGGTTCCTGCGCAACCTGGCCCGCTGA
- a CDS encoding LysR family transcriptional regulator yields the protein MLTERHLEIFIALAEEEHFGTAAQRVGITQPPLSQGLRRLEALLGVRLFDRERGVSLTEEGILLLPHARRALAALAELRETGAREKADGRRLRLGLAPEVPTNFAADVAASPVRAGEHTRIGVVTASTAALLKDVVAGRLDIAVIRHPSVLHGLAAGRVILLPTWILSPAGHGDAGDALTSRLPVAVRPRAEAPAAHDLFIDTLASRGRRVETVVVPDERSGLALVAAGQAVMVTADATLTATEVERRTPTDPPLPLRLRVAWDPRRPGSKETAETARLIEDALTLMVEK from the coding sequence GTGCTGACGGAACGGCATCTGGAAATCTTCATCGCGCTGGCGGAGGAAGAGCATTTCGGAACCGCTGCTCAACGGGTCGGCATCACCCAGCCGCCTCTGTCTCAGGGCCTGCGCCGGTTGGAAGCCCTGCTCGGGGTCCGCCTGTTCGACCGTGAGAGGGGGGTCTCTCTCACCGAGGAGGGGATTCTGCTCCTTCCGCACGCCCGTAGAGCACTGGCCGCACTCGCGGAGCTTCGCGAGACCGGCGCCCGCGAAAAAGCGGACGGCAGACGCCTGCGGCTCGGGCTCGCCCCCGAGGTCCCGACGAATTTCGCAGCCGACGTGGCGGCTTCTCCGGTCCGGGCCGGTGAACACACGCGGATCGGCGTCGTGACGGCGTCGACCGCCGCGCTCCTCAAGGATGTCGTGGCCGGCCGGCTCGACATCGCCGTGATCCGCCATCCATCCGTGCTGCACGGTCTTGCCGCAGGTCGGGTGATCCTGCTGCCGACCTGGATCCTCTCCCCCGCCGGGCACGGTGACGCCGGTGACGCCCTCACGTCGCGTCTGCCCGTCGCCGTGAGGCCACGTGCCGAGGCGCCCGCGGCCCACGACCTCTTCATCGACACTCTGGCCAGCCGGGGCCGCCGGGTGGAAACCGTGGTGGTTCCCGATGAACGCTCCGGACTCGCCCTGGTAGCGGCGGGTCAGGCAGTGATGGTCACGGCAGATGCCACGTTGACGGCGACGGAGGTCGAGCGGCGGACGCCGACGGACCCGCCGCTCCCTCTGCGCCTTCGGGTGGCCTGGGACCCGCGGCGTCCGGGTTCGAAGGAGACCGCTGAGACGGCGCGACTGATCGAGGACGCCCTGACCCTGATGGTGGAGAAGTGA
- a CDS encoding class E sortase, whose amino-acid sequence MTSLRPHAGQEGPYAQGAYEPDGTFEAAVEQLEDPLNDPLPGQHTSPWFRAETDAADGVAPQAAPTGAQEPEGTPGEWYDPEGYQRDWYGRQGPEAAPVAGTAQGTTVIPGPAMPEPAPAAPAPAPVQSVADVRPVRSDETVALRTADTRGASQQGAPEASGATSEPPPPTGGRAERRRAARGRGGRRGEPRGAAKAGAAEPAVPMSRLEARRAARAAKDSPAVVASRVVGEVFITFGVLMLLFVTYQLWWTNIRADQIAGREASRIQDDWANGERSPGAFEPGQGFAIMHIPKLDVVAPIAEGIDKEKVLDRGMIGHYGEGKLKTAMPSAKQGNFAVAGHRNTHGEPFRYINRLKPGDPIVIETQDAYYTYEMASILPQTSPSNVAVIDEVPPGSGFTGPGRYITLTTCTPEFTSTYRMIVWGKMVDERPRSKGKPDALVG is encoded by the coding sequence GTGACCTCACTCCGCCCCCACGCCGGGCAGGAAGGCCCGTACGCGCAGGGAGCGTACGAGCCCGACGGCACGTTCGAGGCGGCGGTGGAGCAACTCGAGGATCCGCTGAACGACCCGTTGCCGGGGCAGCACACCTCACCCTGGTTCCGGGCGGAGACCGACGCTGCCGACGGCGTGGCCCCGCAGGCGGCCCCGACGGGGGCTCAGGAGCCCGAGGGGACCCCGGGCGAGTGGTACGACCCGGAGGGGTATCAGAGAGACTGGTACGGCCGCCAGGGGCCGGAAGCAGCCCCTGTGGCCGGCACCGCCCAGGGAACGACGGTGATACCCGGTCCGGCGATGCCTGAGCCGGCGCCGGCAGCACCTGCCCCGGCCCCCGTGCAGTCGGTCGCCGACGTCCGGCCCGTCCGGAGCGACGAGACCGTCGCCCTGAGGACGGCCGATACACGGGGCGCGTCCCAGCAGGGAGCCCCCGAGGCCTCGGGGGCCACCTCCGAACCGCCGCCGCCGACGGGTGGCCGGGCCGAGCGCAGGCGGGCGGCTCGGGGGCGCGGAGGACGGCGGGGCGAACCGCGGGGTGCCGCGAAAGCCGGTGCGGCCGAGCCTGCGGTCCCGATGTCGAGGCTGGAGGCCCGGCGCGCGGCCCGTGCCGCCAAGGACAGCCCCGCCGTCGTTGCCAGCCGGGTCGTCGGGGAGGTGTTCATCACCTTCGGTGTGCTGATGCTGCTGTTCGTCACCTACCAGCTCTGGTGGACCAACATCCGCGCCGACCAGATCGCCGGCCGTGAGGCGAGCAGGATCCAGGACGACTGGGCGAACGGCGAGCGCAGTCCGGGTGCCTTCGAACCCGGTCAGGGATTCGCCATCATGCACATCCCCAAGCTCGACGTCGTCGCGCCGATCGCCGAGGGCATCGACAAGGAGAAGGTCCTCGACCGCGGCATGATCGGTCACTACGGCGAGGGCAAGCTGAAGACCGCGATGCCTTCGGCGAAGCAGGGGAACTTCGCCGTGGCCGGGCACCGGAACACCCACGGTGAGCCCTTCCGCTACATCAACAGGCTGAAGCCGGGCGATCCGATCGTGATCGAGACGCAGGACGCCTACTACACGTACGAGATGGCCAGCATCCTTCCGCAGACGTCGCCGTCCAACGTGGCCGTGATCGACGAAGTCCCCCCGGGCTCGGGGTTCACCGGCCCGGGCAGGTACATCACGCTGACGACCTGCACCCCGGAATTCACGAGTACGTACCGAATGATCGTGTGGGGCAAAATGGTCGACGAACGGCCGCGCAGCAAGGGGAAGCCCGACGCGCTCGTCGGCTGA
- the crgA gene encoding cell division protein CrgA, producing MPKSRIRKKADFTPPPAKQSTSIKLTNRSWVAPVMLALFLIGLAWIVVFYVTEGDLPIDALGNWNIVVGFGFIAGGFGVSTQWK from the coding sequence GTGCCGAAGTCACGTATCCGCAAGAAGGCAGACTTCACGCCTCCGCCGGCGAAGCAGTCGACGAGCATAAAGCTGACGAACCGCAGCTGGGTGGCGCCGGTGATGCTGGCGCTCTTCCTGATCGGTCTGGCCTGGATCGTGGTCTTCTACGTCACCGAGGGCGACCTGCCGATCGACGCTCTCGGCAACTGGAACATCGTGGTGGGCTTCGGTTTCATCGCCGGCGGCTTCGGGGTCTCCACACAGTGGAAGTAG
- a CDS encoding peptidylprolyl isomerase, whose protein sequence is MAEQLYATLKTNQGDIGIRLLPNHAPKTVRNFVELAKGEREWTNPETGRKSTERLYDGTVFHRVIGGFMIQGGDPLGNGTGGPGYEFGDEFHPDLAFNKPYLLAMANAGPGTNGSQFFVTVSPTAWLTGKHTIFGEVADEAGKRVVDAIAAAPTNPRTDRPLQDVVIESVVIETR, encoded by the coding sequence GTGGCCGAGCAGCTTTACGCCACCTTGAAGACGAACCAGGGCGACATCGGCATCCGGCTTCTGCCGAACCACGCGCCCAAGACGGTCAGGAACTTCGTCGAGCTCGCCAAGGGTGAGCGGGAGTGGACCAACCCGGAGACGGGCAGGAAGTCCACCGAGAGGCTGTACGACGGCACTGTCTTCCACCGTGTCATCGGCGGTTTCATGATCCAGGGAGGTGACCCCCTGGGTAACGGCACGGGCGGCCCCGGATACGAGTTCGGTGACGAGTTCCACCCCGACCTCGCGTTCAACAAGCCGTACCTGCTGGCGATGGCCAACGCCGGCCCGGGCACCAACGGTTCACAGTTCTTCGTGACCGTGTCGCCCACCGCCTGGCTGACCGGCAAGCACACGATCTTCGGCGAGGTCGCCGACGAGGCCGGCAAGAGGGTCGTGGACGCCATCGCCGCGGCTCCGACCAACCCGCGCACCGACCGTCCGCTCCAGGACGTGGTCATCGAGTCGGTCGTCATCGAGACCCGCTGA
- a CDS encoding serine hydrolase: protein MSGQRSGRSAERVIRAMFDDAGVRGWLHVAELHRPSARVTIDAGERLPMGSVYKVPLMVAFCRLADAGLIDPSRRLTLHPDERVPGPTGISILRDPVTLSLHDMVVLMMTISDNTSADAVLRVVGADVVDAMCRDLGMPDTHIHGGVVTTFSRLVAETGAPSLDAALAHVADNDTVVPSGVYDPAFKASTTPADMARLLRAIWTGQAASDERCAFMRDVMRRQPWTHRLASGFPYDDVTVYGKTGSFGAMRHEAGVVELADGSTYTAVVFTQAARSDARLPRADAVIGSAARVAVEDLRGRQGT, encoded by the coding sequence GTGAGCGGGCAGAGGAGCGGCCGCAGTGCGGAGCGCGTCATCCGGGCCATGTTCGACGACGCCGGGGTCCGGGGCTGGCTGCACGTGGCGGAACTGCACCGCCCGTCGGCCCGGGTGACCATCGATGCCGGCGAGCGGCTGCCCATGGGGTCGGTCTACAAGGTGCCCCTGATGGTGGCCTTCTGCCGCCTCGCGGACGCGGGGCTGATCGACCCGAGCCGCAGGCTGACGCTGCACCCCGATGAGCGCGTGCCCGGCCCGACCGGCATCTCGATCCTGCGCGACCCGGTCACCCTCTCGCTGCACGACATGGTGGTGCTGATGATGACGATCTCCGACAACACCTCGGCCGACGCCGTACTCCGGGTGGTCGGCGCAGACGTGGTCGACGCCATGTGCAGGGACCTGGGAATGCCGGACACACACATCCACGGGGGAGTCGTCACCACGTTCAGCCGACTGGTCGCCGAAACGGGCGCTCCCTCCCTGGACGCCGCCCTGGCGCACGTGGCGGACAACGACACCGTGGTGCCCTCCGGTGTGTACGACCCGGCGTTCAAGGCCTCCACCACCCCTGCGGACATGGCACGGCTTCTGCGCGCGATCTGGACCGGACAGGCCGCGTCCGACGAGCGCTGCGCCTTCATGCGCGACGTGATGCGCAGGCAGCCGTGGACGCACAGGCTCGCCTCCGGATTCCCCTACGACGATGTCACCGTCTACGGGAAGACCGGCAGTTTCGGGGCCATGCGCCACGAGGCGGGCGTCGTCGAACTCGCCGACGGCAGCACCTACACCGCCGTGGTCTTCACCCAGGCCGCCCGGTCCGACGCCAGGCTGCCGCGCGCCGACGCGGTGATCGGCAGTGCGGCCCGGGTCGCCGTGGAGGACCTGCGGGGACGTCAGGGCACGTGA
- a CDS encoding rhomboid family intramembrane serine protease, protein MDQQPPQEQNGSTAASGPPTCYRHPGRETGIRCTRCERPICTDCMVEASVGFHCPECVRDGSGTGHHRAANRPRTLAGGSVAADPRLVTKILLGINLAVFFAVLIAKQSGYPLVDDLLLFGRAYSGDPSQGLEGVAEGQWYRLVTSMFLHQEVWHIAFNMLGLWWLGGPLEAALGRARYLALYLLSGLAGSALTYWIADPAQGSLGASGAVFGLLGATAVLMRRMNYDMRPVIALLVVNLIFTFNPWGAIAWQAHVGGLVAGALIAIAMVHAPRERRNAVQYGVCGLVLLAVVVTVLVRTAALT, encoded by the coding sequence ATGGACCAGCAGCCGCCGCAAGAGCAGAACGGGTCCACGGCCGCGAGCGGCCCCCCCACCTGTTACCGGCATCCGGGCAGGGAGACGGGAATCCGTTGCACACGGTGCGAGCGGCCCATCTGTACGGACTGCATGGTCGAGGCTTCGGTGGGCTTCCACTGCCCGGAATGCGTCCGCGACGGCTCAGGCACGGGCCACCACCGTGCCGCGAACCGGCCGCGGACCCTGGCGGGTGGAAGCGTCGCCGCCGACCCCAGACTGGTCACCAAGATCCTTCTCGGCATCAATCTGGCCGTTTTCTTCGCGGTCCTGATCGCCAAGCAGTCCGGGTACCCGCTGGTCGATGATCTGCTGCTGTTCGGCCGTGCCTACTCGGGCGATCCGTCGCAAGGCCTCGAAGGCGTGGCGGAGGGGCAGTGGTACCGCCTGGTGACGTCGATGTTCCTGCACCAGGAGGTGTGGCACATCGCTTTCAACATGCTGGGGCTGTGGTGGCTCGGCGGGCCTCTGGAAGCCGCGTTGGGTCGCGCCCGCTATCTCGCGCTCTACCTGCTCTCGGGGCTCGCGGGCAGCGCCCTCACCTATTGGATCGCCGACCCCGCACAGGGCTCGCTCGGCGCCTCGGGCGCCGTCTTCGGTCTGCTGGGCGCCACGGCCGTGCTGATGCGTCGGATGAACTACGACATGCGACCTGTGATCGCGCTTCTCGTGGTGAACCTGATCTTCACCTTCAACCCGTGGGGCGCGATCGCGTGGCAGGCGCATGTAGGTGGCCTGGTCGCCGGTGCGCTGATCGCGATCGCCATGGTCCACGCGCCGCGCGAGCGCCGGAACGCCGTGCAGTACGGCGTCTGCGGGCTTGTCCTCCTGGCGGTCGTGGTGACTGTCCTCGTCAGGACCGCAGCGCTCACCTGA
- a CDS encoding DUF5324 family protein, producing the protein MTRIDSVRAATYSAKDSAQHAAEVVAPYADTAKEQAAHYAQEARARLAPKVSKAAAQARVQYGAHLAPRIEQALTHVPPKVDEAAHRAATRTRTAARTAADYTVPRVEYAVAASRPMAEEATARSTAALAALRGQVTAKEIQKLVRKHERRAKAGRAAKGLLVLGILAGGACAAWKWWDKQANPDWLVEPPAPTEVGDDRAPLSSVDGSGRTDLDPEVRAKQDEAEGESGQADDGRT; encoded by the coding sequence GTGACCCGCATCGACAGCGTGCGCGCCGCAACCTACTCGGCGAAGGACAGCGCGCAGCACGCCGCGGAAGTGGTGGCGCCTTACGCCGACACGGCCAAGGAACAGGCCGCGCACTACGCGCAGGAGGCTCGCGCACGGCTCGCGCCCAAGGTGTCGAAGGCAGCCGCGCAGGCCCGCGTCCAGTACGGCGCACACCTCGCACCGCGTATCGAACAAGCGCTTACCCATGTGCCGCCCAAGGTCGATGAGGCCGCACACCGGGCGGCCACCCGGACGCGCACCGCCGCCCGGACCGCAGCGGACTACACCGTGCCACGTGTCGAGTACGCCGTGGCGGCGAGTCGGCCCATGGCCGAGGAGGCCACCGCCCGTAGCACGGCTGCCCTGGCAGCGCTCCGTGGCCAGGTGACGGCCAAGGAGATCCAGAAGCTCGTCAGGAAGCACGAACGGCGGGCCAAGGCGGGCCGGGCGGCCAAGGGCCTCCTGGTGCTGGGCATCCTGGCAGGTGGAGCCTGCGCCGCCTGGAAGTGGTGGGACAAGCAGGCCAACCCGGACTGGTTGGTCGAGCCACCGGCCCCCACCGAGGTCGGCGACGACCGCGCCCCGCTGTCCTCGGTCGACGGCAGCGGCCGGACCGACCTCGACCCGGAAGTCCGGGCCAAGCAGGACGAGGCCGAAGGGGAATCAGGCCAGGCGGACGACGGCCGCACCTGA
- a CDS encoding aminodeoxychorismate/anthranilate synthase component II: MSARILVVDNYDSFVFNLVQYLYQLGAECEVVRNDEVTTAHADDGFDGVLLSPGPGTPEQAGVCIEMVHHCARSGVPVFGVCLGMQSMAVAYGGVVDRAPELLHGKTSPVLHEGKGVFAGLPSPFTATRYHSLAAEPATVPPELEVTARTADGIIMGLRHREQAVEGVQFHPESVLTEHGHLMLANWLEQCGDEGAVARSTGLAPVVGKAAA, encoded by the coding sequence GTGAGCGCGCGCATTCTCGTCGTCGACAACTACGACAGCTTCGTCTTCAACCTCGTCCAGTACCTCTACCAACTCGGTGCGGAGTGCGAGGTCGTGCGCAACGACGAGGTGACCACGGCGCACGCCGACGACGGCTTCGACGGGGTCCTCCTGTCGCCCGGGCCGGGCACACCCGAGCAGGCGGGTGTCTGCATCGAGATGGTGCACCACTGTGCGCGAAGCGGAGTCCCGGTCTTCGGCGTCTGCCTGGGCATGCAGTCGATGGCCGTCGCGTACGGCGGTGTGGTGGACCGGGCACCGGAACTGCTGCACGGCAAGACCTCTCCGGTGCTGCACGAGGGCAAGGGCGTGTTCGCCGGCCTGCCGTCCCCGTTCACCGCGACGCGCTACCACTCGCTCGCCGCCGAGCCGGCGACGGTACCGCCGGAGCTCGAGGTCACCGCGCGGACAGCCGACGGCATCATCATGGGCCTCCGCCACCGCGAACAGGCCGTGGAGGGCGTGCAGTTCCACCCCGAATCCGTGCTCACGGAGCACGGTCACCTGATGCTGGCCAACTGGCTCGAGCAGTGTGGTGACGAGGGCGCCGTCGCGAGATCTACGGGGCTCGCCCCGGTGGTGGGCAAGGCCGCCGCGTGA
- the bla gene encoding class A beta-lactamase, giving the protein MSTRIPVPRRAALLKLAGIAALSLPGCTTSPASSGPPLSASTPSGSSPAGPRTERAFAELERKYDARLGVYALDTGSGLTVTHRPDERFAYASTCKALLAGAVLDKNSLRGLNRLVRYSRDDLISNSPITERHVATGMSLRELCDAAVRYSDNAAANLLFRELGGPRGLQSALRGLGDDVTRCDRYEVALSDAVPGDLRDTSTPRALVDDLRAYVLGSTLPADKRAVLTDWLKRNTTGDHTIRAGTPDGWQVGDKTGTGGYGTRNDIAIVWPPGAAPIALAVLSRRDIKDAERDDALLARAAEVVFGALSESHAR; this is encoded by the coding sequence ATGAGCACCCGAATCCCTGTCCCCCGCCGTGCAGCGTTGTTGAAGCTGGCGGGGATCGCGGCCCTGTCCCTCCCCGGGTGCACCACCTCCCCGGCTTCATCCGGACCGCCACTGTCTGCTTCCACACCCTCCGGTTCCTCGCCTGCCGGGCCCCGTACCGAGCGCGCGTTCGCGGAGCTGGAGCGGAAGTACGACGCCAGGCTCGGCGTCTACGCGCTCGACACCGGCAGTGGCCTGACCGTCACCCACCGGCCCGACGAACGCTTCGCCTATGCCTCCACCTGTAAGGCACTGCTCGCCGGCGCTGTGTTGGACAAGAACTCACTCCGCGGCTTGAACCGGCTCGTGCGTTACAGCCGTGACGACCTCATCAGCAACTCGCCGATCACCGAGCGGCATGTCGCCACCGGAATGTCCCTGCGCGAACTGTGTGATGCCGCCGTCCGCTACAGCGACAACGCCGCGGCCAACCTTCTTTTCCGTGAACTCGGTGGCCCTCGAGGGCTTCAGAGCGCCCTGCGCGGGCTCGGTGACGATGTCACCCGCTGCGACCGCTATGAGGTGGCGCTCAGCGACGCCGTACCCGGCGACCTCCGCGACACCAGTACGCCCCGTGCCCTCGTCGACGACCTGCGCGCATACGTTCTCGGCAGCACGCTTCCTGCGGACAAGCGCGCCGTGCTGACCGACTGGCTCAAGCGCAACACCACCGGCGACCACACCATTCGCGCGGGCACCCCTGACGGCTGGCAGGTCGGAGACAAGACCGGTACCGGCGGCTACGGGACCCGCAACGACATCGCCATCGTCTGGCCGCCCGGCGCCGCTCCGATCGCCCTTGCCGTTCTTTCCCGCCGTGACATCAAGGACGCCGAACGCGATGACGCACTACTGGCCCGCGCTGCCGAAGTCGTCTTCGGCGCATTGTCCGAGTCACACGCACGGTAG
- a CDS encoding DUF881 domain-containing protein, which yields MSRWPVQGLTAAVFALAGLIFVTSANTAKGTDIRTDSSLLKLSDLIQQRSEKNAELDGSTASVRADIDTLARRDDGSTRAEDAELDALEKAAGTTEVTGEALSVTLNDAPPNATANPGYPEPQPNDLVIHQQDLQAVVNALWEGGARGIQVMDQRLISTSAVRCVGNTLILQGRVYSPPYKVTAVGDRGKLRQALTDSAAIQNYQLYVKAYGLGWKVEEDDKLTLPGYSGTVDLHYAQPVE from the coding sequence ATGTCCCGCTGGCCGGTCCAGGGTCTCACCGCTGCCGTTTTCGCCCTTGCCGGACTGATCTTCGTCACCAGTGCCAACACGGCCAAGGGGACCGATATCCGGACCGACTCCTCGCTGCTGAAGCTCTCCGACCTCATTCAGCAGCGCAGCGAGAAGAACGCGGAGCTGGACGGATCGACCGCTTCGGTGCGCGCGGACATCGACACCCTCGCCCGACGCGACGACGGGAGCACCCGCGCCGAGGACGCCGAGCTCGACGCCCTGGAGAAGGCCGCCGGGACCACGGAAGTCACGGGCGAGGCGCTTTCCGTCACGTTGAACGACGCGCCGCCGAACGCCACAGCCAACCCCGGGTACCCGGAGCCGCAGCCGAACGACCTGGTCATCCACCAGCAGGACCTGCAGGCCGTCGTCAACGCCCTATGGGAGGGCGGGGCCCGTGGGATCCAGGTGATGGACCAGCGGCTGATCTCCACCAGTGCGGTGCGCTGCGTCGGGAACACGCTGATCCTTCAGGGGCGGGTCTACTCGCCGCCCTACAAGGTCACCGCCGTCGGTGACCGGGGGAAGCTCAGGCAGGCGCTCACCGACTCCGCGGCGATCCAGAACTACCAGCTGTACGTCAAGGCGTACGGACTGGGCTGGAAGGTCGAAGAGGATGACAAGCTGACGCTTCCCGGCTATTCGGGCACCGTCGATCTCCATTACGCACAGCCTGTGGAGTAG